In one window of Lewinella sp. 4G2 DNA:
- the truB gene encoding tRNA pseudouridine(55) synthase TruB: MELPSPTTNADIPFQSGALLLVDKPKGWTSFDVVNKLRWKIRKKLGLKKFKVGHAGTLDPMATGMLNICVGKWTKRLQELQGLDKTYTGTITLGGTTASYDAEEPVSETFPTEHITEAMIKEAAQTLTGDLQQLPPIFSAIKVDGQPLYKKARKGIAVEVKPRPVTVHEFTITRIEMPEVDFLISCSKGTYIRSLAHDLGKSLNSGGYLTALRRTVVGPYTEAKMWQLEDLLEAIGGPEE; this comes from the coding sequence ATGGAATTACCTTCACCGACAACCAACGCCGACATCCCCTTCCAATCCGGCGCCCTCCTCCTAGTAGACAAACCAAAAGGCTGGACCAGCTTCGACGTTGTTAATAAACTCCGCTGGAAGATCCGTAAGAAACTAGGCCTCAAGAAATTCAAGGTCGGTCACGCCGGCACGCTGGACCCCATGGCAACCGGCATGCTCAATATCTGCGTGGGCAAATGGACCAAGCGTTTGCAGGAACTGCAGGGTCTGGACAAAACCTACACCGGCACCATCACCCTCGGCGGCACGACGGCGAGCTACGATGCGGAAGAACCGGTTTCAGAAACCTTCCCGACCGAACACATTACAGAAGCAATGATCAAGGAGGCCGCTCAGACGCTCACGGGTGACCTCCAACAGTTGCCCCCCATCTTCTCCGCCATTAAAGTGGATGGGCAGCCGCTTTACAAAAAGGCACGGAAGGGGATCGCGGTGGAAGTCAAACCGAGACCGGTCACCGTACACGAATTCACCATCACGCGAATAGAAATGCCGGAGGTGGATTTCCTTATCAGTTGCTCCAAAGGCACCTACATCCGGAGTCTGGCGCACGATCTAGGCAAATCCCTCAACTCCGGCGGTTACCTCACCGCTTTGCGGAGAACCGTCGTCGGCCCCTACACGGAAGCGAAGATGTGGCAGTTAGAGGATCTGCTGGAAGCTATCGGGGGGCCGGAGGAGTGA
- a CDS encoding sulfatase, whose protein sequence is MRQLLPLILALFFCTCDSAQTDVSEELPRPNFLFIMSDDHAQKAISAYSDELIQTPNLDRIGNEGVIFQNSFVTNSICAPSRAAILTGKYSHLNGKIDNLSPFNPEQWTFPEALHDAGYRTALIGKHHLQAMPRGFDEFRGLVGQGSYYQPVFVHNGDTLAPETGYTSTLITDHVLAELEKVNNAEEPQPFLMLYWHKAPHRNWMPDVGDLPGLLDKTYPEPATLRDDYATRPAAEHADMRIADMFTSHDHKVTGDYQNPDPGTGGATFIKNPNFDQVKNLQRQLNRLTPEQREAYAPYLKRIGEEWQKVKGTDAELSWRYQRYMQDYLASVKSVDDNVGRVLEYLEETGMDENTIVIYTSDQGFYLGEHGWYDKRFMYEESHRTPLMIRYPAGFKGKRLNEDLVLNIDLGPTLLDYAGVEVPEELQGHSLRPLLEGETPADWREGIYYRYYQQMNSYHRVARHEGVRDERYKLIQFTEPGFEGEELFDLESDPDELTNRINDPELEAVKTRLRERMATLKEELLVTD, encoded by the coding sequence ATGCGCCAGCTTCTTCCTCTCATTCTTGCCCTTTTCTTTTGCACCTGCGACAGCGCCCAGACTGACGTTAGTGAAGAACTGCCCCGGCCGAACTTCTTGTTCATCATGTCGGACGACCATGCGCAAAAAGCCATCTCCGCGTACAGCGACGAATTGATTCAAACGCCTAATCTGGACCGGATCGGCAATGAAGGCGTGATCTTTCAGAACAGTTTCGTTACGAACTCTATTTGTGCCCCCAGCCGTGCCGCAATTTTGACCGGAAAGTATAGCCACCTGAATGGCAAGATTGATAACCTGAGTCCCTTTAACCCTGAGCAGTGGACCTTCCCCGAGGCCCTGCACGACGCGGGCTACCGTACTGCCCTCATTGGGAAGCACCACCTTCAGGCCATGCCGCGCGGGTTCGATGAATTCCGCGGTCTAGTAGGGCAGGGCTCCTACTATCAACCCGTATTCGTCCACAACGGCGATACCTTGGCGCCGGAGACCGGATACACTTCGACGCTGATTACGGACCACGTACTAGCCGAATTGGAAAAAGTAAATAATGCCGAAGAGCCACAACCCTTCCTCATGCTCTACTGGCACAAGGCACCCCACCGTAACTGGATGCCGGACGTAGGAGATCTGCCCGGCCTGTTAGACAAAACCTACCCAGAGCCCGCTACCCTCCGCGACGACTACGCCACTCGGCCAGCGGCCGAGCACGCCGACATGCGCATCGCCGACATGTTTACCAGCCACGACCATAAGGTGACCGGCGACTACCAAAACCCGGACCCCGGTACTGGCGGAGCCACCTTCATTAAGAACCCCAACTTCGACCAGGTGAAGAACCTACAGCGGCAGCTAAACCGGCTTACACCGGAACAGCGGGAAGCCTACGCGCCTTACCTCAAGCGAATTGGCGAAGAGTGGCAAAAAGTAAAGGGCACCGACGCTGAATTAAGCTGGCGCTATCAACGCTACATGCAAGATTATTTGGCCAGCGTAAAGTCCGTAGACGACAACGTAGGTCGCGTGCTGGAGTATTTGGAGGAAACGGGAATGGATGAAAACACCATCGTCATCTACACCTCCGACCAGGGCTTCTACCTCGGTGAGCACGGTTGGTACGACAAGCGCTTTATGTACGAAGAAAGCCACCGGACGCCCCTCATGATTCGGTACCCCGCCGGATTTAAGGGAAAGCGGTTGAACGAGGATCTGGTACTGAATATCGACCTGGGCCCGACGCTGTTGGACTACGCAGGCGTAGAGGTGCCAGAAGAGCTTCAAGGCCACAGCCTCCGTCCACTACTGGAAGGGGAGACCCCGGCCGACTGGCGGGAGGGTATCTACTACCGCTACTACCAGCAAATGAATTCTTACCACCGTGTAGCCCGCCACGAAGGCGTACGGGATGAGCGATACAAACTGATTCAATTTACCGAACCCGGCTTCGAAGGAGAGGAACTGTTTGATTTGGAATCCGACCCCGATGAGTTAACCAATCGCATCAACGATCCAGAACTGGAAGCCGTCAAAACCCGACTCCGCGAGCGAATGGCCACGCTGAAGGAAGAACTACTCGTTACCGATTAG
- a CDS encoding hotdog fold thioesterase — protein MIWKSTITVEGLNQFGVNTAGDALGIRFTEVGDDYLVATMPVDKNTVQPMRMLHGGVSCVLAETLGSVAGMFCVPNPGVDYVVGTDINASHLRGVPEGGEVTGKVTPVRVGRTVQVWNIDITDQRGRLVCVSRLTCAVVSGNKS, from the coding sequence ATGATCTGGAAATCAACAATTACCGTTGAAGGCCTCAACCAATTCGGCGTCAATACCGCCGGGGATGCGCTCGGTATCCGCTTCACTGAGGTCGGCGACGATTACCTCGTCGCCACTATGCCCGTTGACAAGAACACCGTACAACCAATGCGGATGCTGCACGGCGGCGTGAGTTGCGTACTCGCTGAGACCCTCGGCAGCGTAGCGGGTATGTTTTGCGTGCCCAACCCCGGTGTGGACTACGTGGTGGGGACGGACATCAACGCTTCCCACCTCCGCGGCGTGCCCGAAGGTGGAGAGGTGACCGGCAAGGTGACGCCCGTGCGGGTGGGCCGCACCGTCCAGGTCTGGAACATTGACATTACCGATCAGCGGGGTCGACTGGTTTGCGTTAGCCGCTTGACGTGTGCGGTGGTCAGCGGTAATAAGTCCTAA
- a CDS encoding gliding motility-associated C-terminal domain-containing protein, whose protein sequence is MSAISAQCGITVDAGPDLLVCGQEVPIRLQGSISEDAFGFEWLADPTLVDSETENPDAYPTETTVYTMVGYTADPEDNLVYNPGFELGNVGFETDYAFAPGTADEPIAPGSSYVIGDINQPTLPVFTQCDDHMGGGMAMYCNGSIQQNERVWCQTVPIIPNESYVLRAWITAIWDVGAAQLQFSVNGDVVGPIFFPDINNVCTWDLFDERWQSTDGETTAEICIVNQTTIYRGYNFGIDDLFFAPVCEQFDEVTVTVVENNLDLQDEYNLPCNPPSGGYVLNTGDTPDGPGYEYTWSTTDGNIVSGANQLRVGVDAPGTYTLDMVYTLGENTCTNSRTVTVVPSPGTPMPLLTSEGDLTCDRTTTIVSAEQSTVPNGTRYIWSTVDGSIIGDNDEEEIRVGSAGTYLVTMITTAGCSAQDEIIVGEDFTTPAATIATADAFTCDVTTVTLDGSGTTLGPDDAVQWTTTNGTIASGEATLTPSVTEPGRYLMTVTNSRTGCSNSATVNVGGSTVPTAARVANPEAINCQGDPVSLSGNGSTATPGTTYTWTTDVGSFGGATDALVTQATAPGTYQLLVVEANGCRDSVSVTIIQEGFNPSVSIADPLLITCDRAQIDLSATVPTSEEVDYLWTTTDGNIMAGATTLSPTVDAAGTYILTVTQRADGCDVSGMIEVVADNETPTVRVGATNNIDCANRTADLISTGSSEGDDLVYTWTNELGQPAPTTVANGGVYRLTISNSRNGCTSNAAASITVDTVAPVANVDASLLQLTCTEETVTLGTAATEANVTYAWSGAPTTDLTNLDQSQISGTLPGTYTLTATNTVNGCIATNTVEITADQDRPTISLAEADGELTCDVTTLDLAGSIGDPGNFNVSWATTGNIVSGEDELTPVIDQPGTYTLTVLNPTSNCSSSATITVDQNIIAPVASITDAPVLTCLDPATTLDAATSSSGPNITYSWTSPDGRFVDPTDQRDVRIDAAGTYTLRVEDESNGCFTEAFTVVTEDGERPVVDLSPTATLSCAILEVSLNQGATQEAGLTYTWTTPDGQLPANPNLPTLEVATAGSYQLSVSNPANGCVTTATVNVALDDERPVVNLTPPGILNCRDTELTIGSETSILTQPATYRWTNTSGAALDDFSADQLQVTSAGEYQLRIDYPGNGCSDSALINVAIDTITPTATIEPLATLTCVTTETVATLNQSGTSTYRYEWRGSGPPVSTAPNGLSARITKPGPYTVAVVDENNFCASVLSFEVEMDTLSPNLIADPAGMITCSVPEVMLRSTQTAGRNQLMREWTDPNGETIGVGTGNELMVATPGKYELMATDPLNGCADRANWVVGQDRTAPSIDLPTEVDLGCDPVPFNVIASATGANDLDFEWTTVGGEILAGATGPEATIAGAATYTLRVSDPINGCASVASLVATQTLLDSFAVVAASPDCSLPAGTISIGEVAGGIGPFMYSLDGGETYGLETQFTNLDPGNYTLRVQDVRGCESDQEVTITELREFTLEVPTKVTLNLGDSTLLPLATNFAPAEIDTVIWSPALGLSCTDCLTPVARPLKTTNYSVMVRTIDGCQALAQVQAIVDQRIGVYFPTGFSPNGDGVNDHFVPLADGDRVVAVRSLIVYDRWGTQLYQASNLPVDGTEEGWDGSFRGEALNSGLYIYAATVEFFGGGTKNFGGEIMLMR, encoded by the coding sequence TTGTCCGCCATTTCCGCCCAGTGCGGAATCACCGTTGATGCGGGGCCGGACCTACTGGTTTGCGGCCAGGAGGTGCCCATCCGCTTGCAGGGCAGCATTTCGGAAGATGCCTTCGGCTTTGAGTGGCTCGCCGACCCTACGCTGGTGGATTCGGAAACCGAAAACCCGGATGCCTATCCCACTGAAACCACCGTCTACACCATGGTGGGATACACCGCAGACCCGGAGGACAACCTTGTCTACAATCCCGGCTTTGAATTGGGTAACGTCGGTTTTGAAACGGACTATGCCTTTGCGCCGGGCACCGCGGATGAACCCATTGCTCCAGGTAGTAGCTACGTGATTGGTGACATCAATCAGCCAACACTCCCCGTTTTCACCCAGTGTGATGACCACATGGGCGGTGGTATGGCCATGTACTGTAACGGTTCCATTCAGCAGAATGAACGGGTATGGTGCCAGACCGTACCCATCATCCCGAACGAAAGCTACGTCCTGCGTGCCTGGATCACCGCGATCTGGGACGTTGGCGCCGCCCAGCTCCAATTCTCCGTGAATGGTGATGTGGTTGGTCCCATTTTCTTCCCGGATATCAACAACGTTTGCACTTGGGATCTCTTCGATGAACGCTGGCAGTCCACCGACGGGGAGACGACGGCGGAGATCTGTATCGTTAATCAGACTACGATCTACCGGGGCTACAACTTTGGTATTGATGACCTCTTCTTCGCCCCCGTCTGCGAACAGTTCGACGAGGTAACCGTCACGGTAGTGGAGAACAACCTGGACCTGCAGGACGAGTACAACCTCCCCTGTAACCCACCCAGTGGTGGGTACGTGCTGAATACCGGGGACACCCCGGACGGCCCCGGCTACGAATACACTTGGTCTACCACGGACGGCAATATTGTATCCGGTGCCAACCAGCTGCGAGTCGGTGTCGACGCTCCCGGCACCTACACGCTGGATATGGTCTACACCCTGGGAGAAAATACCTGTACCAATTCCCGCACCGTTACCGTAGTACCGAGCCCCGGCACACCAATGCCGCTCCTTACCAGTGAGGGCGACCTTACGTGTGACCGGACCACCACCATTGTTTCCGCGGAGCAATCCACCGTCCCGAACGGAACCCGATATATCTGGTCCACCGTTGATGGGTCGATCATTGGTGATAATGATGAGGAAGAGATCAGGGTAGGTTCTGCCGGTACCTACCTGGTAACGATGATCACCACGGCCGGCTGCTCGGCCCAGGATGAGATCATTGTTGGGGAGGACTTCACCACCCCCGCCGCCACGATCGCAACGGCGGATGCATTCACTTGTGACGTCACTACCGTCACTTTGGATGGCTCCGGCACTACCCTTGGCCCCGACGACGCGGTGCAGTGGACGACCACTAACGGTACAATCGCCAGTGGCGAGGCTACCCTCACGCCCAGCGTCACGGAGCCTGGACGTTACCTGATGACGGTCACGAACAGCCGTACGGGTTGTTCCAATTCCGCTACGGTGAACGTAGGTGGATCCACCGTTCCTACGGCCGCCCGCGTTGCTAATCCTGAAGCCATCAACTGCCAGGGTGATCCCGTATCGCTATCCGGGAACGGATCCACCGCTACGCCGGGTACGACTTATACGTGGACGACCGACGTCGGAAGTTTTGGGGGAGCTACGGATGCCCTCGTGACCCAAGCCACCGCTCCGGGAACTTATCAGCTTCTCGTCGTTGAAGCCAACGGGTGCCGCGATAGTGTTAGCGTCACCATTATTCAGGAGGGGTTCAACCCGAGTGTCAGCATCGCGGACCCATTGCTGATCACCTGCGATCGCGCCCAAATCGATCTCAGCGCTACCGTGCCCACCAGTGAAGAAGTGGACTACCTGTGGACCACGACCGATGGGAATATCATGGCCGGTGCAACCACGCTTTCGCCAACCGTTGACGCCGCTGGGACTTACATCCTGACCGTCACGCAACGTGCGGATGGCTGTGACGTCTCCGGAATGATTGAAGTCGTCGCCGATAACGAGACACCAACCGTCCGGGTCGGAGCAACGAATAATATTGACTGCGCTAACCGTACGGCGGACCTGATATCCACCGGATCATCCGAGGGCGACGACTTGGTCTACACATGGACTAATGAGTTGGGTCAGCCCGCCCCGACCACCGTTGCGAATGGCGGGGTATACCGGCTCACCATCAGCAACAGCCGCAATGGTTGCACCAGCAACGCAGCCGCCAGTATTACGGTCGACACCGTAGCGCCAGTGGCCAACGTCGATGCGTCCCTCTTGCAATTAACGTGCACCGAAGAAACCGTTACGCTGGGGACGGCGGCCACCGAGGCGAACGTAACCTACGCCTGGAGTGGCGCGCCAACGACAGACCTGACCAATCTCGACCAATCCCAAATCTCCGGGACACTTCCAGGAACGTATACCCTCACGGCAACGAACACCGTAAATGGTTGTATCGCCACGAACACCGTGGAGATTACGGCGGACCAGGATAGACCCACCATTTCGCTGGCGGAAGCTGACGGCGAACTGACTTGCGACGTGACGACGCTTGACCTTGCGGGTAGCATCGGCGATCCGGGCAACTTTAACGTGAGTTGGGCGACCACGGGCAACATCGTATCCGGAGAAGATGAGCTCACTCCCGTCATCGACCAACCAGGGACGTATACACTGACGGTACTGAACCCTACTTCCAATTGTAGCTCCTCCGCTACAATCACCGTGGATCAAAACATCATCGCTCCCGTAGCCTCGATCACGGATGCCCCAGTACTGACCTGTCTGGATCCGGCAACCACCCTGGATGCAGCTACCTCTTCTTCCGGTCCGAACATCACCTATTCATGGACGAGTCCCGACGGCCGTTTTGTTGACCCCACCGACCAACGCGACGTACGGATCGACGCGGCCGGTACCTACACCCTCAGAGTGGAGGACGAAAGCAACGGGTGCTTTACTGAGGCCTTTACGGTGGTTACTGAGGATGGAGAACGGCCCGTCGTGGACCTGTCGCCAACGGCTACGCTCAGTTGTGCAATTCTTGAAGTCAGCTTAAACCAGGGGGCTACTCAGGAGGCTGGACTTACCTACACCTGGACTACCCCTGATGGCCAATTACCCGCTAACCCTAACCTGCCGACTCTTGAAGTAGCCACTGCTGGTAGCTACCAGTTATCCGTCAGCAACCCCGCCAATGGGTGTGTGACTACGGCCACCGTAAACGTCGCCTTGGATGATGAGCGACCGGTGGTTAACCTTACACCACCTGGAATACTGAATTGTCGGGACACAGAATTGACAATTGGTAGTGAGACTTCCATTCTGACCCAACCTGCCACCTATCGCTGGACCAATACTAGCGGCGCTGCACTCGACGATTTCTCCGCCGATCAACTGCAAGTGACCAGCGCTGGAGAATACCAGTTACGCATTGATTACCCCGGCAACGGCTGTAGTGATTCAGCGTTGATCAACGTAGCAATTGATACTATTACCCCTACTGCCACTATCGAACCGCTCGCTACGCTTACCTGTGTGACGACCGAAACGGTAGCCACCCTAAATCAGTCTGGTACGAGCACCTACCGGTACGAATGGCGGGGGAGTGGCCCGCCGGTCAGTACTGCTCCCAACGGCCTGAGTGCACGAATTACTAAGCCTGGCCCGTATACCGTTGCAGTCGTGGACGAAAACAACTTTTGCGCTTCCGTACTCTCTTTTGAAGTAGAGATGGATACGCTCAGTCCTAACCTCATCGCGGATCCGGCGGGCATGATCACGTGCAGCGTCCCGGAAGTGATGCTGCGTAGCACCCAGACCGCTGGCCGCAATCAACTCATGCGCGAGTGGACCGATCCAAATGGCGAAACCATTGGTGTCGGGACGGGCAACGAGCTCATGGTGGCTACGCCGGGTAAGTACGAACTCATGGCTACGGACCCACTCAACGGTTGCGCCGACCGCGCCAACTGGGTGGTGGGACAGGACCGCACGGCGCCGTCCATCGACCTCCCCACTGAAGTTGACCTGGGTTGTGATCCCGTTCCTTTCAACGTCATTGCCAGCGCTACTGGAGCGAACGATTTAGACTTCGAGTGGACTACCGTCGGTGGCGAGATTCTTGCGGGTGCGACTGGTCCCGAAGCTACCATCGCCGGTGCGGCTACCTATACGCTTCGGGTTAGTGACCCCATTAACGGCTGCGCCAGTGTCGCTTCGCTCGTGGCTACACAAACCCTGCTGGACAGTTTTGCTGTCGTGGCTGCCTCCCCCGACTGTAGTCTGCCGGCGGGAACAATCTCCATTGGGGAGGTTGCTGGTGGTATCGGTCCATTTATGTACTCACTTGATGGCGGGGAGACCTACGGTTTGGAAACCCAGTTCACTAATCTTGATCCCGGTAACTACACGCTCCGGGTACAGGACGTCAGGGGTTGCGAATCCGATCAGGAGGTGACCATTACGGAGTTACGGGAATTTACCCTTGAGGTGCCCACTAAGGTCACACTGAATCTTGGCGATAGCACGCTATTACCCCTGGCCACCAACTTTGCTCCGGCTGAAATCGATACGGTGATTTGGTCGCCCGCCCTTGGTTTGAGTTGTACGGACTGCTTAACCCCGGTGGCGCGCCCGTTAAAAACCACCAATTACTCCGTTATGGTGCGGACGATTGATGGATGTCAGGCGCTGGCGCAGGTGCAGGCCATTGTGGACCAACGGATCGGCGTTTATTTCCCGACCGGCTTTTCCCCAAATGGTGATGGCGTCAACGACCACTTCGTTCCCCTGGCGGATGGAGATCGCGTCGTAGCCGTTCGCTCTTTGATTGTTTACGATCGGTGGGGTACGCAGCTCTATCAGGCTAGCAACCTCCCCGTCGATGGAACTGAAGAAGGTTGGGATGGTTCTTTCCGCGGCGAGGCGCTCAACTCCGGTCTTTACATATACGCCGCTACCGTAGAGTTCTTCGGTGGCGGGACGAAAAACTTCGGCGGAGAGATCATGCTTATGCGGTAG
- a CDS encoding DEAD/DEAH box helicase: MENKRSNGGSKSRPNNRRNKSNRSGGGGNRRGGGGGGRRGGGGGRSNHVYKPIAAELMVHEAVPMQEVKYEAKTKYADWDIHPKLKVALRQAGWVAPTEIQEASFADIIELKDIMGIATTGTGKTGAFLIPIIDALLKDEPFQSLVLAPTRELALQIEDEFKLLTKGMTFTSLTLIGGRNINTDIRALKRQYDLIVATPGRLKDLHGQGEIDLQEVSVLILDEFDRMLDMGFQKDVKFIADQIGDRDQTMLFSATRDKTQEKIISYFLTDPAIIAVSSGEASAEHINQTVKYVSGDERFGTLIDMLEDPKLKRVLVFAETKHRVKKITKKLNQAGIAADEIHGNKSQNYRQKALGKFKSGKIKALCATDVAARGLDIDDVTHVINFEAPTDYDVYIHRVGRTGRNGKTGEAITFVD, from the coding sequence ATGGAAAACAAACGTTCTAACGGAGGCTCCAAGAGCCGACCGAACAATCGCCGTAATAAGTCTAACCGCTCCGGAGGCGGAGGTAACCGCCGTGGAGGTGGTGGAGGCGGCCGTCGCGGTGGCGGCGGTGGCCGCAGCAACCACGTCTACAAGCCCATCGCCGCTGAACTCATGGTACACGAGGCCGTCCCCATGCAGGAGGTCAAGTACGAAGCCAAGACGAAGTACGCTGACTGGGATATTCACCCGAAACTAAAAGTAGCCCTCCGCCAGGCCGGTTGGGTTGCCCCTACGGAAATCCAGGAAGCTTCCTTCGCCGACATCATCGAGCTGAAGGACATCATGGGCATCGCTACGACCGGTACCGGGAAAACGGGTGCCTTTCTCATCCCCATCATCGACGCCCTGTTGAAGGACGAGCCCTTCCAATCCCTCGTGCTCGCCCCCACCCGGGAGTTAGCCCTGCAGATTGAGGATGAGTTTAAGCTCCTTACGAAAGGGATGACCTTCACCAGCCTCACCCTCATCGGTGGGCGGAACATCAACACTGACATCCGTGCCCTCAAGCGCCAGTACGACCTGATCGTGGCCACTCCCGGCCGCCTCAAGGATCTGCACGGGCAGGGAGAGATCGACCTCCAGGAAGTCTCCGTCCTCATCCTTGATGAGTTTGACCGGATGCTTGATATGGGTTTCCAGAAAGACGTAAAGTTCATCGCCGACCAGATCGGGGACCGCGACCAAACCATGCTCTTCTCCGCCACACGGGACAAGACCCAGGAAAAGATCATCAGCTACTTCCTGACGGACCCCGCCATCATCGCCGTGAGCAGCGGTGAGGCCAGCGCAGAGCACATCAATCAGACCGTCAAGTACGTATCCGGCGACGAGCGTTTTGGCACCCTCATCGACATGTTGGAAGACCCTAAGCTGAAACGCGTCCTGGTCTTCGCCGAAACGAAGCACCGGGTGAAGAAGATCACCAAGAAGCTCAACCAGGCCGGCATCGCCGCCGATGAGATTCACGGTAATAAATCCCAGAACTACCGCCAGAAGGCACTGGGTAAATTTAAGTCCGGTAAGATCAAAGCCCTTTGCGCTACCGACGTGGCCGCCCGTGGCCTCGACATTGATGATGTCACCCACGTCATCAACTTCGAAGCTCCGACGGATTATGACGTTTACATCCACCGCGTAGGCCGAACGGGGCGGAATGGGAAGACAGGTGAGGCGATCACTTTTGTTGATTGA
- a CDS encoding DUF433 domain-containing protein, whose translation MNYQERITIDPTVMHGKPTIRKMRFTVTQMLELIGGGMTFEEILEDYPFLEIEDILACVQFAAKATDSRSAFAFV comes from the coding sequence ATGAATTACCAAGAGAGAATTACCATCGACCCCACCGTTATGCACGGCAAGCCGACAATAAGGAAGATGCGCTTCACGGTCACTCAGATGCTGGAGCTAATTGGAGGTGGCATGACCTTTGAGGAAATTCTTGAAGACTACCCTTTCCTGGAAATTGAAGATATACTTGCCTGCGTTCAGTTTGCCGCAAAGGCTACGGATAGCCGGTCTGCATTCGCGTTTGTATGA
- the pepT gene encoding peptidase T: protein MLLDRFLRYVKIDTESDPHSPTQPSTEKQKDLGRVLAAELRELGLDDAHLDEHGYVYATLPASPGGEDAPTICFCSHMDTSPDASGKNVKPIVHENYQGQDLILPDDPNVVLRVSEQRGLERAIGDTIVTASGTTLLGADNKSGLAAIMTAVETLVNTPEVPHAKLRILFTPDEEIGRGVNAVDMKKLGADFGYTIDGEEYGSLQDETFSADAARIDITGVSAHPGLAKGHLESAIKIAASIIDRLPKQGLSPETTEGKEGFIHPIEVTAKAESATIDLILRSFKTAELNDHKVLLENIIDDVSTNFPNSSIKLTVSEQYRNMKEVLDMHPEVMQLATQAIRNVGITPKPDSIRGGTDGSRLSFMGLPCPNIFAGEHAFHGKYEWASVEEMQAASDVVVEIARLAAKTNA, encoded by the coding sequence ATGCTGCTAGATCGCTTCTTACGTTACGTTAAAATCGACACCGAGTCGGACCCGCACTCCCCTACCCAACCGAGTACGGAAAAACAAAAAGACCTCGGCCGGGTACTGGCGGCGGAATTACGCGAGCTCGGATTGGACGACGCACACCTTGATGAACACGGCTACGTTTACGCCACCCTGCCGGCCAGCCCCGGTGGTGAAGATGCACCGACGATCTGCTTTTGTAGCCACATGGACACTAGCCCAGATGCGAGTGGCAAGAATGTTAAACCCATCGTGCACGAGAACTACCAGGGTCAGGATCTGATCTTGCCGGATGATCCGAATGTCGTACTGAGAGTTTCGGAGCAAAGAGGACTGGAACGCGCCATCGGTGACACCATCGTCACGGCCAGTGGCACCACCCTCTTGGGAGCTGACAATAAATCGGGATTAGCCGCCATCATGACCGCGGTAGAAACCCTGGTCAACACCCCCGAAGTCCCTCACGCCAAGCTCAGAATATTGTTTACGCCCGACGAGGAAATTGGACGCGGCGTCAATGCCGTGGACATGAAAAAATTAGGCGCAGACTTTGGCTACACCATCGACGGTGAGGAGTACGGCAGCCTACAGGACGAAACCTTCAGCGCGGATGCTGCGCGTATCGACATCACCGGCGTCAGCGCCCATCCCGGCCTCGCGAAGGGCCACTTGGAAAGCGCCATCAAAATTGCCGCTTCCATCATCGACCGGCTTCCCAAACAGGGGCTCAGCCCGGAAACCACCGAAGGTAAGGAAGGCTTCATCCACCCAATTGAGGTAACGGCAAAGGCAGAGAGCGCGACGATTGATCTCATCTTGCGTAGCTTCAAAACAGCAGAGCTCAACGACCATAAGGTACTGTTAGAGAACATTATTGATGATGTGAGTACAAACTTCCCGAATAGTAGCATCAAGCTTACCGTCTCGGAACAGTACCGCAACATGAAAGAGGTACTGGATATGCACCCGGAAGTAATGCAACTGGCCACTCAGGCCATCAGAAACGTAGGCATCACCCCCAAACCGGACAGCATCCGTGGGGGCACCGATGGCTCCCGCCTGAGTTTCATGGGACTCCCCTGCCCGAATATCTTTGCGGGAGAACACGCCTTCCACGGCAAATACGAATGGGCCAGTGTGGAAGAAATGCAGGCAGCCTCCGACGTCGTCGTAGAAATTGCCCGCCTGGCAGCAAAAACAAATGCATGA
- a CDS encoding DUF5615 family PIN-like protein: MKFLVDTQLPFKLAVALRRMGFEASHTTDYKNGHLLDDEKIREIAIENQQVIITKDADFFNAYILFGAPPKVLYLTFGNISNKALLTYFQDHFEAIYDLFDADSEIIELSRAGYADRTLST; the protein is encoded by the coding sequence ATGAAATTTTTAGTTGACACCCAACTTCCGTTCAAGTTGGCCGTGGCTTTGCGCCGGATGGGATTCGAAGCGTCGCATACCACTGATTATAAGAACGGTCATCTTTTGGATGACGAAAAAATCCGTGAAATAGCCATAGAAAATCAGCAGGTGATCATCACTAAGGATGCTGATTTTTTCAATGCCTACATCCTCTTCGGCGCACCACCCAAAGTACTTTATCTAACGTTTGGGAACATCTCCAACAAAGCGTTGCTTACCTACTTTCAAGATCACTTTGAAGCCATATACGATCTGTTCGATGCCGATTCGGAGATCATTGAATTAAGCAGAGCTGGCTATGCAGATCGGACACTCTCTACTTAA